In Lates calcarifer isolate ASB-BC8 linkage group LG21, TLL_Latcal_v3, whole genome shotgun sequence, a single window of DNA contains:
- the LOC108876151 gene encoding C-X-C chemokine receptor type 5 — protein sequence MALTLTFTTTQWSSEGENATAYEDYYQNVTDGMVFICEEDGLGLQTFDAVLYSFIFLLGVVGNTLMITVLLRRRRLLRITEIYLLHLALADLMLLLTFPFSVVNSVSGWLFGEFLCKLMGLMKNLNFLCGSFLLACIGFDRYLAIVHAIPSMRSRRPRAVHLTCISLWLVCLGLSVPNVVFLTVMQDSSRLSCYYYLHSIHGHNWVLARRVLDHVCFFLPLAIMSYCYTAVVVTLCNSQKSQAKQGAIRLALVVTLVFCFCWLPYNITLLIKTMVDLDVISIESCESEDLLKAALDVTESLGFSHCCLNPFLYAFVGVQFRNELYQLLCELGCSPVCLRFIRAQGHSRPSISEGATTISTTM from the coding sequence TGGTCATCTGAAGGGGAGAATGCCACAGCCTATGAAGACTACTACCAGAACGTGACAGATGGAATGGTCTTCATTTGTGAAGAAGATGGCCTAGGCCTGCAGACCTTTGACGCTGTGCTTTACAGTTTCATCTTTCTGCTGGGAGTGGTTGGGAACACGCTGATGATAACAGTCCTCCTGAGACGTCGGCGCCTCCTCCGCATCACAGAGATCTACCTGCTGCACCTTGCCTTGGCCGACCTCATGCTCCTGTTAACATTTCCTTTCAGTGTGGTTAACAGTGTCTCTGGCTGGCTGTTTGGGGAGTTTCTCTGCAAGCTGATGGGCCTGATGAAAAATCTTAACTTCCTCTGTGGGAGTTTCCTTCTAGCTTGCATTGGGTTTGATCGGTATTTGGCTATTGTTCATGCTATTCCTAGTATGCGAAGTCGACGTCCGAGAGCAGTGCATCTTACATGTATTTCACTATGGCTGGTCTGTTTGGGTTTATCAGTACCCAATGTTGTGTTTCTTACCGTGATGCAAGACTCATCTAGGCTGTCCTGTTACTATTATCTCCATTCTATCCATGGGCACAACTGGGTTTTGGCCAGAAGAGTCTTAGATCATGTTTGCTTTTTCCTACCTCTGGCTATCATGAGCTACTGCTACACAGCAGTGGTAGTTACTTTATGCAACAGTCAGAAAAGCCAAGCAAAACAAGGAGCCATTCGACTGGCTTTAGTTGTCACTCTCGTCTTTTGCTTCTGCTGGCTTCCATATAATATCACCTTATTGATAAAAACTATGGTAGACCTGGACGTTATCTCAATTGAAAGCTGTGAATCAGAAGACCTGCTGAAAGCAGCCCTTGATGTGACAGAGAGCCTGGGTTTCTCACACTGTTGCCTCAACCCTTTCCTGTATGCATTTGTTGGGGTGCAGTTTCGCAATGAGTTGTATCAGTTACTTTGTGAACTGGGCTGCAGCCCTGTTTGTCTACGTTTCATCAGAGCTCAGGGTCACAGTCGACCATCCATTTCTGAAGGAGCAACAACCATCAGCACAACAATGTAA